A DNA window from Ranitomeya imitator isolate aRanImi1 chromosome 2, aRanImi1.pri, whole genome shotgun sequence contains the following coding sequences:
- the LOC138664027 gene encoding zinc finger protein 585A-like isoform X3, which translates to MDMDRDKMAERILHLTLEILFRLTGEDYTVVKKTSSDRCQDPVSEGWGRPLSPITRPPPHPLIHEDINDQKILELTYKMIELLTGEVPIRCQDVAVYFSMEEWEYLEGHRDLYKNVIMEVPQPLTSPDLSSKRTTPDRCPRPLLPQDCNQEDPNAPQDHQGEDLTHINSTETYVRGDERCKEEIPTYGYPADDCTRKSEGQLTSSIFKSNDLEILQDTTEVIAVTPDISSSIHSKDLSSQVPSSDSLPTTKENQSHKRGIKKQTAPKAKKSFSCSECGKCFNQKWHLLKHQRTHTGKKSFSCSECGKCFNQKWHLVRHQRTHTGDKPFSCSECGKCFYQKWHLVSHQRTHTGEKPFSCSVCGKCFTHKSLLVTHHRIHTGEKPFSCSECGKCFKWKSDLVNHYRTHTGEKPFSCSECGKCYKWKSDLVHHHRTHTGEKPFSCSECGKCFIQKSELVRHQRTHTGEKPFSCSECGKCFTYKGNLDEHQRTHTGDKPFSCSECGKCFSHKSYFVRHQRTHTGDKPFSCSECGKCFYQKWHLVSHQRTHTGEKPFSCSECGKCFTYKWNLDEHQRTHTVEKPFSCSECGKCFSNKSYFVSHQRTHTGDKPFSCSECGKCFNRKWHLVSHQRTHTGENPFSCSECGKCFIYKGNLNEHQRTHTGEKPFSCSECGKCFSNKSYFVRHQRTHTGDKPFSCSECGKCFTRKGNLVSHQRTHTGEKPFSCSECGKCFKWKSDLVNHHRTHTEEKPFSCSECGKCFSNKSYFVSHQRTHTGDKPFSCSECGKCFNRKWHLVSHQRTHTGENPFSCSECGKCFTYKGNLNEHQRTHTGEKPFSCSECGKCFSNKSYFVRHQRTHTGDKPFSCSECGKCFTRKGNLVSHQRTHTGEKPFSCSDCGKYFNQKALLVRHQCSHTEEKPFTFS; encoded by the exons atggatatggacagagacaagatggcggagaggatattacacctcaccctggagatcctcttccgtcttactggagag gattacacagtggtgaagaagacctctagtgatcgctgtcaggaccctgtgtctgagggatggggaagacccctgagcccaatcacgaggcctccacctcaccccctgatccatgaggacatcaatgaccagaagatcctagaactcacctacaagatgattgagttgctgactggagag gttcctataaggtgtcaggatgtcgctgtctatttctccatggaggagtgggagtatttagaaggacacagagatctgtacaagaacgtcataatggaggttccccagcccctcacatctccag atctatccagtaagaggacaacaccagacagatgtccccgtcctcttcttccacaggactgtaaccaagaagatcccaatgctcctcaggatcatcag ggtgaagatctgacccatattaatagtacagagacatatgtgaggggggatgagcggtgtaaagaggagattcccacatatggctacccag cagatgactgtaccaggaaatcagagggacagctgacatcttcaatttttaaatctaatgatcttgagatcctacaagatacaactgaagtgattgctgttactccagatatatcatcatccattcacagcaaagatctgtcatcacaggtcccatcttctgattcattaccgactactaaggaaaatcaaagtcacaaaagaggcattaaaaaacaaactgctcctaaagcaaagaagtcattttcatgttcagaatgtgggaaatgttttaaccagaaatggcatcttcttaagcaccaaagaactcacacagggaagaagtctttttcctgttcagaatgtgggaaatgttttaaccagaaatggcatcttgtaagacaccaaagaactcacacaggagataaacctttttcatgttcagaatgtgggaaatgtttttaccagaaatggcatcttgttagtcaccagagaactcacacaggggagaagcctttttcatgttcagtttGTGGGAAATGTTTCACACATAAATCACTCCTTGTTACTCaccatagaattcacacaggggagaagcctttttcctgttcagaatgtgggaaatgttttaaatggaaatcagatttggttaatcactatagaactcacacaggggagaagcctttttcatgttcagaatgtgggaaatgttataaatggaaatcagatttggttcatcaccatagaactcacacaggtgagaagcctttttcctgttcagaatgtgggaaatgttttatccagaaatcagaatTGGttcgtcaccagagaactcacacaggggagaagcctttttcatgttcagaatgtgggaaatgtttcacctACAAAGGGAATCTTGatgaacaccaaagaactcacacaggagataagcctttttcatgttcagaatgtgggaagtgttttagccACAAATCATattttgttagacaccaaagaactcacacaggagataaacctttttcatgttcagaatgtgggaaatgtttttaccagaaatggcatcttgttagtcaccagagaactcacacaggggagaagcctttttcatgttcagaatgtgggaaatgttttacctacaaatggaatcttgatgaacaccaaagaactcacacagtagagaagcccttttcatgttcagaatgtgggaagtgttttagcaACAAATCATATTTTGTTagccaccaaagaactcacacaggagataaacctttttcctgctcagaatgtgggaaatgttttaaccggaaatggcatcttgttagtcaccagagaactcacacaggggagaaccctttttcatgttcagaatgtgggaaatgttttatctacAAAGGGAATCTTAatgaacaccaaagaactcacacaggagagaagcctttttcatgttcagaatgtgggaagtgttttagcaACAAATCATattttgttagacaccaaagaactcacacaggagataaacctttttcctgctcagaatgtgggaaatgttttacccggaaagggaatcttgttagtcatcagagaactcacacaggggagaagcctttttcctgttcagaatgtgggaaatgttttaaatggaaatcagatttggttaatcaccatagaactcacacagaggagaagcctttttcatgttcagaatgtgggaagtgttttagcaACAAATCATATTTTGTTagccaccaaagaactcacacaggagataaacctttttcctgctcagaatgtgggaaatgttttaaccggaaatggcatcttgttagtcaccagagaactcacacaggggagaaccctttttcatgttcagaatgtgggaaatgttttacctacaaAGGGAATCTTAatgaacaccaaagaactcacacaggagagaagcctttttcatgttcagaatgtgggaagtgttttagcaACAAATCATattttgttagacaccaaagaactcacacaggagataaacctttttcctgctcagaatgtgggaaatgttttacccggaaagggaatcttgttagtcatcagagaactcacacaggggagaagcctttttcctgttcagattgtgggaaatattttaaccagaaagcgcttcttgttagacatcagtgcagtcacacagaggagaaaccTTTTACATTTTCctga
- the LOC138664027 gene encoding zinc finger protein 585A-like isoform X2, with product MDMDRDKMAERILHLTLEILFRLTGEDYTVVKKTSSDRCQDPVSEGWGRPLSPITRPPPHPLIHEDINDQKILELTYKMIELLTGEVPIRCQDVAVYFSMEEWEYLEGHRDLYKNVIMEVPQPLSSPDLSSKRTTPDRCPRPLLPQDCNQEDPNAPHDHQVSTISDPLSEDLLQKKIFLIYPSKMDMDRDKMAERILHLTLEILFRLTGEDYTVVKKTSSDRCQDPVSEGWGRPLSPITRPPPHPLIHEDINDQKILELTYKMIELLTGEVPIRCQDVAVYFSMEEWEYLEGHRDLYKNVIMEVPQPLTSPDLSSKRTTPDRCPRPLLPQDCNQEDPNAPQDHQGEDLTHINSTETYVRGDERCKEEIPTYGYPDDCTRKSEGQLTSSIFKSNDLEILQDTTEVIAVTPDISSSIHSKDLSSQVPSSDSLPTTKENQSHKRGIKKQTAPKAKKSFSCSECGKCFNQKWHLLKHQRTHTGKKSFSCSECGKCFNQKWHLVRHQRTHTGDKPFSCSECGKCFYQKWHLVSHQRTHTGEKPFSCSVCGKCFTHKSLLVTHHRIHTGEKPFSCSECGKCFKWKSDLVNHYRTHTGEKPFSCSECGKCYKWKSDLVHHHRTHTGEKPFSCSECGKCFIQKSELVRHQRTHTGEKPFSCSECGKCFTYKGNLDEHQRTHTGDKPFSCSECGKCFSHKSYFVRHQRTHTGDKPFSCSECGKCFYQKWHLVSHQRTHTGEKPFSCSECGKCFTYKWNLDEHQRTHTVEKPFSCSECGKCFSNKSYFVSHQRTHTGDKPFSCSECGKCFNRKWHLVSHQRTHTGENPFSCSECGKCFIYKGNLNEHQRTHTGEKPFSCSECGKCFSNKSYFVRHQRTHTGDKPFSCSECGKCFTRKGNLVSHQRTHTGEKPFSCSECGKCFKWKSDLVNHHRTHTEEKPFSCSECGKCFSNKSYFVSHQRTHTGDKPFSCSECGKCFNRKWHLVSHQRTHTGENPFSCSECGKCFTYKGNLNEHQRTHTGEKPFSCSECGKCFSNKSYFVRHQRTHTGDKPFSCSECGKCFTRKGNLVSHQRTHTGEKPFSCSDCGKYFNQKALLVRHQCSHTEEKPFTFS from the exons atggatatggacagagacaagatggcggagaggatattacacctcaccctggagatcctcttccgtcttactggagag gattacacagtggtgaagaagacctctagtgatcgctgtcaggaccctgtgtctgagggatggggaagacccctgagcccaatcacgaggcctccacctcaccccctgatccatgaggacatcaatgaccagaagatcctagaactcacctacaagatgattgagttgctgactggagag gttcctataaggtgtcaggatgtcgctgtctatttctccatggaggagtgggagtatttagaaggacacagagatctgtacaagaacgtcataatggaggttccccagcccctctcatctccag atctatccagtaagaggacaacaccagacagatgtccccgtcctcttcttccacaggactgtaaccaagaagatcccaatgctcctcatgatcatcag gtctctacaatatcggatcctctcagtgaagatcttctacaaaagaaaattttcctgatttacccatcaaagatggatatggacagagacaagatggcggagaggatattacacctcaccctggagatcctcttccgtcttactggagag gattacacagtggtgaagaagacctctagtgatcgctgtcaggaccctgtgtctgagggatggggaagacccctgagcccaatcacgaggcctccacctcaccccctgatccatgaggacatcaatgaccagaagatcctagaactcacctacaagatgattgagttgctgactggagag gttcctataaggtgtcaggatgtcgctgtctatttctccatggaggagtgggagtatttagaaggacacagagatctgtacaagaacgtcataatggaggttccccagcccctcacatctccag atctatccagtaagaggacaacaccagacagatgtccccgtcctcttcttccacaggactgtaaccaagaagatcccaatgctcctcaggatcatcag ggtgaagatctgacccatattaatagtacagagacatatgtgaggggggatgagcggtgtaaagaggagattcccacatatggctacccag atgactgtaccaggaaatcagagggacagctgacatcttcaatttttaaatctaatgatcttgagatcctacaagatacaactgaagtgattgctgttactccagatatatcatcatccattcacagcaaagatctgtcatcacaggtcccatcttctgattcattaccgactactaaggaaaatcaaagtcacaaaagaggcattaaaaaacaaactgctcctaaagcaaagaagtcattttcatgttcagaatgtgggaaatgttttaaccagaaatggcatcttcttaagcaccaaagaactcacacagggaagaagtctttttcctgttcagaatgtgggaaatgttttaaccagaaatggcatcttgtaagacaccaaagaactcacacaggagataaacctttttcatgttcagaatgtgggaaatgtttttaccagaaatggcatcttgttagtcaccagagaactcacacaggggagaagcctttttcatgttcagtttGTGGGAAATGTTTCACACATAAATCACTCCTTGTTACTCaccatagaattcacacaggggagaagcctttttcctgttcagaatgtgggaaatgttttaaatggaaatcagatttggttaatcactatagaactcacacaggggagaagcctttttcatgttcagaatgtgggaaatgttataaatggaaatcagatttggttcatcaccatagaactcacacaggtgagaagcctttttcctgttcagaatgtgggaaatgttttatccagaaatcagaatTGGttcgtcaccagagaactcacacaggggagaagcctttttcatgttcagaatgtgggaaatgtttcacctACAAAGGGAATCTTGatgaacaccaaagaactcacacaggagataagcctttttcatgttcagaatgtgggaagtgttttagccACAAATCATattttgttagacaccaaagaactcacacaggagataaacctttttcatgttcagaatgtgggaaatgtttttaccagaaatggcatcttgttagtcaccagagaactcacacaggggagaagcctttttcatgttcagaatgtgggaaatgttttacctacaaatggaatcttgatgaacaccaaagaactcacacagtagagaagcccttttcatgttcagaatgtgggaagtgttttagcaACAAATCATATTTTGTTagccaccaaagaactcacacaggagataaacctttttcctgctcagaatgtgggaaatgttttaaccggaaatggcatcttgttagtcaccagagaactcacacaggggagaaccctttttcatgttcagaatgtgggaaatgttttatctacAAAGGGAATCTTAatgaacaccaaagaactcacacaggagagaagcctttttcatgttcagaatgtgggaagtgttttagcaACAAATCATattttgttagacaccaaagaactcacacaggagataaacctttttcctgctcagaatgtgggaaatgttttacccggaaagggaatcttgttagtcatcagagaactcacacaggggagaagcctttttcctgttcagaatgtgggaaatgttttaaatggaaatcagatttggttaatcaccatagaactcacacagaggagaagcctttttcatgttcagaatgtgggaagtgttttagcaACAAATCATATTTTGTTagccaccaaagaactcacacaggagataaacctttttcctgctcagaatgtgggaaatgttttaaccggaaatggcatcttgttagtcaccagagaactcacacaggggagaaccctttttcatgttcagaatgtgggaaatgttttacctacaaAGGGAATCTTAatgaacaccaaagaactcacacaggagagaagcctttttcatgttcagaatgtgggaagtgttttagcaACAAATCATattttgttagacaccaaagaactcacacaggagataaacctttttcctgctcagaatgtgggaaatgttttacccggaaagggaatcttgttagtcatcagagaactcacacaggggagaagcctttttcctgttcagattgtgggaaatattttaaccagaaagcgcttcttgttagacatcagtgcagtcacacagaggagaaaccTTTTACATTTTCctga
- the LOC138664027 gene encoding zinc finger protein 585A-like isoform X1 produces the protein MDMDRDKMAERILHLTLEILFRLTGEDYTVVKKTSSDRCQDPVSEGWGRPLSPITRPPPHPLIHEDINDQKILELTYKMIELLTGEVPIRCQDVAVYFSMEEWEYLEGHRDLYKNVIMEVPQPLSSPDLSSKRTTPDRCPRPLLPQDCNQEDPNAPHDHQVSTISDPLSEDLLQKKIFLIYPSKMDMDRDKMAERILHLTLEILFRLTGEDYTVVKKTSSDRCQDPVSEGWGRPLSPITRPPPHPLIHEDINDQKILELTYKMIELLTGEVPIRCQDVAVYFSMEEWEYLEGHRDLYKNVIMEVPQPLTSPDLSSKRTTPDRCPRPLLPQDCNQEDPNAPQDHQGEDLTHINSTETYVRGDERCKEEIPTYGYPADDCTRKSEGQLTSSIFKSNDLEILQDTTEVIAVTPDISSSIHSKDLSSQVPSSDSLPTTKENQSHKRGIKKQTAPKAKKSFSCSECGKCFNQKWHLLKHQRTHTGKKSFSCSECGKCFNQKWHLVRHQRTHTGDKPFSCSECGKCFYQKWHLVSHQRTHTGEKPFSCSVCGKCFTHKSLLVTHHRIHTGEKPFSCSECGKCFKWKSDLVNHYRTHTGEKPFSCSECGKCYKWKSDLVHHHRTHTGEKPFSCSECGKCFIQKSELVRHQRTHTGEKPFSCSECGKCFTYKGNLDEHQRTHTGDKPFSCSECGKCFSHKSYFVRHQRTHTGDKPFSCSECGKCFYQKWHLVSHQRTHTGEKPFSCSECGKCFTYKWNLDEHQRTHTVEKPFSCSECGKCFSNKSYFVSHQRTHTGDKPFSCSECGKCFNRKWHLVSHQRTHTGENPFSCSECGKCFIYKGNLNEHQRTHTGEKPFSCSECGKCFSNKSYFVRHQRTHTGDKPFSCSECGKCFTRKGNLVSHQRTHTGEKPFSCSECGKCFKWKSDLVNHHRTHTEEKPFSCSECGKCFSNKSYFVSHQRTHTGDKPFSCSECGKCFNRKWHLVSHQRTHTGENPFSCSECGKCFTYKGNLNEHQRTHTGEKPFSCSECGKCFSNKSYFVRHQRTHTGDKPFSCSECGKCFTRKGNLVSHQRTHTGEKPFSCSDCGKYFNQKALLVRHQCSHTEEKPFTFS, from the exons atggatatggacagagacaagatggcggagaggatattacacctcaccctggagatcctcttccgtcttactggagag gattacacagtggtgaagaagacctctagtgatcgctgtcaggaccctgtgtctgagggatggggaagacccctgagcccaatcacgaggcctccacctcaccccctgatccatgaggacatcaatgaccagaagatcctagaactcacctacaagatgattgagttgctgactggagag gttcctataaggtgtcaggatgtcgctgtctatttctccatggaggagtgggagtatttagaaggacacagagatctgtacaagaacgtcataatggaggttccccagcccctctcatctccag atctatccagtaagaggacaacaccagacagatgtccccgtcctcttcttccacaggactgtaaccaagaagatcccaatgctcctcatgatcatcag gtctctacaatatcggatcctctcagtgaagatcttctacaaaagaaaattttcctgatttacccatcaaagatggatatggacagagacaagatggcggagaggatattacacctcaccctggagatcctcttccgtcttactggagag gattacacagtggtgaagaagacctctagtgatcgctgtcaggaccctgtgtctgagggatggggaagacccctgagcccaatcacgaggcctccacctcaccccctgatccatgaggacatcaatgaccagaagatcctagaactcacctacaagatgattgagttgctgactggagag gttcctataaggtgtcaggatgtcgctgtctatttctccatggaggagtgggagtatttagaaggacacagagatctgtacaagaacgtcataatggaggttccccagcccctcacatctccag atctatccagtaagaggacaacaccagacagatgtccccgtcctcttcttccacaggactgtaaccaagaagatcccaatgctcctcaggatcatcag ggtgaagatctgacccatattaatagtacagagacatatgtgaggggggatgagcggtgtaaagaggagattcccacatatggctacccag cagatgactgtaccaggaaatcagagggacagctgacatcttcaatttttaaatctaatgatcttgagatcctacaagatacaactgaagtgattgctgttactccagatatatcatcatccattcacagcaaagatctgtcatcacaggtcccatcttctgattcattaccgactactaaggaaaatcaaagtcacaaaagaggcattaaaaaacaaactgctcctaaagcaaagaagtcattttcatgttcagaatgtgggaaatgttttaaccagaaatggcatcttcttaagcaccaaagaactcacacagggaagaagtctttttcctgttcagaatgtgggaaatgttttaaccagaaatggcatcttgtaagacaccaaagaactcacacaggagataaacctttttcatgttcagaatgtgggaaatgtttttaccagaaatggcatcttgttagtcaccagagaactcacacaggggagaagcctttttcatgttcagtttGTGGGAAATGTTTCACACATAAATCACTCCTTGTTACTCaccatagaattcacacaggggagaagcctttttcctgttcagaatgtgggaaatgttttaaatggaaatcagatttggttaatcactatagaactcacacaggggagaagcctttttcatgttcagaatgtgggaaatgttataaatggaaatcagatttggttcatcaccatagaactcacacaggtgagaagcctttttcctgttcagaatgtgggaaatgttttatccagaaatcagaatTGGttcgtcaccagagaactcacacaggggagaagcctttttcatgttcagaatgtgggaaatgtttcacctACAAAGGGAATCTTGatgaacaccaaagaactcacacaggagataagcctttttcatgttcagaatgtgggaagtgttttagccACAAATCATattttgttagacaccaaagaactcacacaggagataaacctttttcatgttcagaatgtgggaaatgtttttaccagaaatggcatcttgttagtcaccagagaactcacacaggggagaagcctttttcatgttcagaatgtgggaaatgttttacctacaaatggaatcttgatgaacaccaaagaactcacacagtagagaagcccttttcatgttcagaatgtgggaagtgttttagcaACAAATCATATTTTGTTagccaccaaagaactcacacaggagataaacctttttcctgctcagaatgtgggaaatgttttaaccggaaatggcatcttgttagtcaccagagaactcacacaggggagaaccctttttcatgttcagaatgtgggaaatgttttatctacAAAGGGAATCTTAatgaacaccaaagaactcacacaggagagaagcctttttcatgttcagaatgtgggaagtgttttagcaACAAATCATattttgttagacaccaaagaactcacacaggagataaacctttttcctgctcagaatgtgggaaatgttttacccggaaagggaatcttgttagtcatcagagaactcacacaggggagaagcctttttcctgttcagaatgtgggaaatgttttaaatggaaatcagatttggttaatcaccatagaactcacacagaggagaagcctttttcatgttcagaatgtgggaagtgttttagcaACAAATCATATTTTGTTagccaccaaagaactcacacaggagataaacctttttcctgctcagaatgtgggaaatgttttaaccggaaatggcatcttgttagtcaccagagaactcacacaggggagaaccctttttcatgttcagaatgtgggaaatgttttacctacaaAGGGAATCTTAatgaacaccaaagaactcacacaggagagaagcctttttcatgttcagaatgtgggaagtgttttagcaACAAATCATattttgttagacaccaaagaactcacacaggagataaacctttttcctgctcagaatgtgggaaatgttttacccggaaagggaatcttgttagtcatcagagaactcacacaggggagaagcctttttcctgttcagattgtgggaaatattttaaccagaaagcgcttcttgttagacatcagtgcagtcacacagaggagaaaccTTTTACATTTTCctga